One genomic segment of Bombyx mori chromosome W, ASM3026992v2 includes these proteins:
- the LOC134201655 gene encoding uncharacterized protein LOC134201655, whose product MVHCSECKLNILVTQRRIKCTNPDCQHNYHQDCVKYNDTTTARSKWICPDCTIPRPKSGNTPLSMSKNKDISDASAPLLGSQELIVLEIRNLRQEMLEKFECQKSAFERFNAILCKVQMVMSELHSKCSGLREDLNGAINTLQFLSACHDDQQKLNEKTKSDFLEFTKCSNSLQPKLSELNRKIAYMEQFARQSNVEIQGIPERRNENLMSIVKKIGNTVSCNLQETDILEFHRVAKQNTNSNRPKNIVVKLNCPRTRDNLLASVKIFNKNKHSDNKLNTSHIELPGEQRPVYVTEHLSPENKKLHTATRIAAKEKNYKFVWIRNGRIFVRKDISAGHINIKTVECLHKL is encoded by the coding sequence CTGCCAACACAATTACCATCAGGACTGTGTCAAGTACAATGATACTACCACCGCTCGCTCTAAATGGATTTGCCCCGATTGTACAATACCGCGCCCAAAAAGTGGAAATACACCTCTTTCCATGTCGAAGAATAAAGACATTTCGGATGCTTCTGCACCCTTATTGGGAAGTCaagaattaattgtattagaaaTACGTAATCTACGCCAAGAAATGTTGGAAAAATTTGAGTGCCAGAAATCGGCGTTCGAGAGATTTAATGCAATTTTGTGCAAGGTTCAAATGGTTATGAGTGAGTTGCACTCCAAATGCTCGGGTCTGCGAGAGGATCTCAATGGTGCTATAAATACATTGCAATTTCTATCTGCATGTCACGACGATCAGCAAAAACtgaatgaaaaaacaaaaagtgacTTTTTGGAATTCACTAAGTGCAGCAACAGCCTCCAACCAAAACTATCAGAATTGAACCGTAAAATCGCGTATATGGAGCAGTTTGCAAGACAGTCAAACGTTGAAATTCAGGGGATTCCAGAAAGACGCAATGAAAACTTAATGtctatagttaaaaaaattggaaatacGGTTTCCTGTAATTTACAAGAAACTGACATTCTGGAATTCCACAGAGTTGCTAAGCAAAATACCAATTCGAATCGTCCGAAAAATATTGTAGTGAAGTTAAACTGCCCACGTACTCGAGACAATCTCCTTGCTTCAGttaaaatctttaataaaaacaagCACAGTGATAACAAACTTAACACTTCCCATATTGAACTTCCTGGTGAACAGCGGCCTGTGTATGTTACTGAACACTTGTCacctgaaaataaaaaacttcataCCGCTACTAGAATAGCTGCCAAGGAGAAGAATTACAAGTTTGTTTGGATACGAAATGGTCGCATCTTCGTACGTAAGGATATTTCTGCCGGCCACATTAATATTAAGACTGTAGAATGCTTGCATAAGCTGTGA